In Prosthecobacter sp., a genomic segment contains:
- a CDS encoding orotidine 5'-phosphate decarboxylase / HUMPS family protein produces the protein MKPIVQISLDLTNIDEALETAALAMRAGVDWLEAGTPLILAEGLHGVRALRKAFPNTPIVADLKTMDGGYLEAEMMAKAGATHVVVMARAHAETIKCVVKAGKDFGCKVMGDNMICESMIDGAKFLEDLGCDYVIHHIGYDERRGIAAAGKRMPSPLDQLREVVNAVKIPVQAVGGLSLEQAIQCPKYGAPLVVLGAPLTIDADAFKTADGNLEASLRMICEAVHAQDIPAF, from the coding sequence ATGAAACCCATCGTCCAAATCTCCCTCGACCTCACCAACATCGACGAAGCGCTCGAAACCGCCGCTCTCGCCATGCGCGCCGGAGTGGACTGGCTGGAAGCAGGCACCCCGCTCATCCTCGCCGAAGGTCTGCATGGTGTGCGCGCTTTGAGAAAAGCCTTCCCCAACACCCCGATCGTCGCCGACCTCAAAACGATGGATGGCGGCTATCTCGAAGCCGAGATGATGGCCAAGGCTGGTGCCACCCATGTCGTCGTGATGGCCCGTGCGCACGCCGAGACGATCAAATGTGTCGTCAAAGCCGGCAAAGATTTCGGCTGCAAGGTCATGGGCGACAACATGATCTGCGAAAGCATGATCGACGGCGCAAAGTTTCTCGAAGACCTCGGCTGCGACTACGTCATCCACCACATCGGCTATGACGAGCGTCGTGGCATCGCCGCTGCTGGCAAACGCATGCCCAGCCCGCTCGACCAGCTCCGCGAAGTCGTCAATGCCGTGAAAATTCCGGTGCAAGCCGTCGGCGGCCTCAGCTTGGAGCAGGCGATTCAGTGTCCGAAGTATGGCGCACCTCTCGTCGTGCTCGGCGCGCCGCTCACCATCGACGCCGACGCCTTCAAAACGGCGGATGGCAATCTAGAAGCCTCCCTGCGCATGATTTGCGAGGCCGTGCATGCCCAGGACATTCCCGCTTTCTAA
- a CDS encoding helix-turn-helix domain-containing protein — translation MMRNATPLKPRERPKRPAAEIARWRRDRNAWMAALEPTLLFQRLFDHIPGVYFFAKNKTGHLMFASQGLLQRYQMRDDSEFIGRTDFDINPDTMAQAYVDDDKRLLAGKAEVIERIELWWDSQGIPDWFLVTKLPLFDKRRRVQGVMGTLRRPDEAERLLPVFQTVAQAVEIIRRDFSKPLLIEDVAKSCGQSLRQLQRRFQSAFGITPQEFLLKTRVLAAVRLLEETSLTASEIAQQCGFVDASSFTQHFRKRMGESPAAYRRMRR, via the coding sequence ATGATGCGAAATGCGACACCTCTCAAACCCCGTGAGCGTCCCAAGCGCCCGGCGGCGGAAATCGCCCGCTGGCGCAGGGACCGCAACGCGTGGATGGCCGCGCTGGAACCGACGCTGCTGTTTCAGCGGCTGTTTGATCACATCCCGGGTGTGTATTTCTTCGCCAAGAACAAGACGGGGCATCTCATGTTTGCCAGCCAGGGGCTGCTGCAACGCTATCAAATGCGCGACGACTCGGAGTTCATCGGCCGCACGGACTTCGACATCAATCCCGACACGATGGCGCAGGCCTATGTGGATGACGACAAGCGCCTCCTGGCGGGCAAGGCGGAGGTGATTGAGCGCATTGAGCTGTGGTGGGACTCGCAGGGCATCCCGGACTGGTTTTTGGTGACGAAGCTGCCGCTCTTTGACAAACGGCGCCGCGTGCAAGGCGTGATGGGCACGCTGCGCAGGCCAGACGAGGCGGAACGACTGCTGCCGGTGTTTCAAACCGTGGCGCAAGCCGTCGAAATCATCCGTCGTGACTTCTCGAAGCCGCTGTTGATCGAAGACGTGGCCAAATCCTGCGGACAATCGTTGCGACAGCTTCAGCGCCGGTTTCAGAGCGCGTTTGGCATCACCCCGCAGGAGTTTTTGCTCAAGACACGGGTGCTGGCGGCGGTGCGGCTGCTGGAGGAGACAAGCCTGACCGCAAGCGAGATCGCGCAGCAGTGCGGCTTTGTGGATGCGAGCAGTTTCACTCAGCATTTCCGCAAGCGCATGGGCGAATCGCCTGCGGCGTATCGGCGGATGCGGAGGTGA
- the pdxA gene encoding 4-hydroxythreonine-4-phosphate dehydrogenase PdxA yields the protein MPKPLIAVTMGDPAGVGPEVCLQLLANEEVCAIATPVIFGDARLLARCARQTNLPAPKRIISEIEWAEKCDSIDGPAVLDLFGFDAEDFMPGIVSAKTGAAGYRYVEKSIQAALAKQVAAVATAPLNKEALHAAGIKHPGHTEMFAEKMAAERSCMTFFSAEMICSLVTVHIGYQDVVPALTTARILDVIELTVDSVQRALGKKPRIAVLGLNPHAGEHGLFGRGEEENIIAPAIEAARAKGITIEGPLPPDTAFIAAKRRSVDAYICMYHDQALIPLKALAFDTAVNTTLGLPVPRTSVDHGTACDIAWQGKANGSSLVEAVKLAAKMAA from the coding sequence ATGCCCAAACCACTCATCGCCGTCACCATGGGCGACCCCGCCGGGGTCGGACCTGAAGTCTGCCTGCAGCTCCTCGCCAACGAAGAGGTCTGCGCCATCGCCACGCCCGTCATCTTTGGCGATGCCAGGCTCCTCGCCCGTTGCGCACGTCAGACGAATCTTCCCGCTCCCAAACGCATCATTTCCGAGATCGAATGGGCGGAGAAATGCGACTCCATCGACGGCCCTGCGGTGCTCGACCTCTTTGGTTTTGATGCCGAGGACTTCATGCCCGGAATCGTGAGCGCCAAAACCGGCGCGGCAGGGTATCGCTACGTCGAGAAGAGCATCCAGGCCGCCTTGGCGAAGCAAGTCGCCGCTGTGGCCACCGCGCCACTCAACAAAGAGGCGCTCCACGCCGCAGGCATCAAGCATCCTGGCCATACCGAGATGTTTGCCGAGAAAATGGCCGCCGAACGCTCCTGCATGACGTTTTTCTCAGCGGAGATGATTTGCAGCCTCGTCACCGTCCACATCGGCTATCAGGACGTGGTGCCCGCGCTGACGACCGCGCGCATTTTGGACGTCATCGAACTCACCGTGGATTCTGTTCAGCGTGCGCTTGGCAAAAAGCCGAGGATCGCCGTTCTCGGCCTCAATCCTCACGCAGGTGAGCACGGTCTCTTCGGCCGTGGCGAGGAGGAAAACATCATCGCTCCTGCCATCGAAGCCGCGCGCGCCAAAGGCATCACCATCGAAGGCCCGCTGCCGCCCGACACGGCCTTCATCGCAGCCAAGCGCCGCAGTGTGGATGCTTATATCTGCATGTATCACGACCAGGCGCTCATCCCGCTCAAAGCCCTCGCTTTCGACACCGCCGTCAACACCACGCTTGGCCTTCCAGTGCCCCGCACCAGCGTCGATCACGGCACTGCCTGCGACATCGCCTGGCAGGGCAAAGCCAATGGCAGCAGTCTCGTGGAAGCGGTGAAGCTCGCCGCGAAGATGGCTGCGTGA
- a CDS encoding DUF4442 domain-containing protein: MQTVLDLPFNQFIGLQTAADPHLLALPPGGQYLNHLGTVHASALLALAEASSGEFLLRHLTGVEGIIPVVRRLESKFRKPARGRVTSSVTMKLGQIEALKHDLGAKGRALIEVVVELYDESGQHVLSATVEWFITRAA, encoded by the coding sequence ATGCAAACGGTCCTCGATCTTCCCTTTAATCAGTTCATCGGTCTCCAGACCGCCGCGGACCCTCATCTGCTCGCGCTCCCGCCTGGCGGCCAGTATTTAAACCACCTCGGCACCGTTCATGCGAGCGCCCTGCTCGCACTCGCGGAAGCCAGTAGCGGCGAATTCCTGCTCCGCCACCTCACTGGGGTGGAGGGCATCATTCCCGTCGTGCGGCGTCTGGAGTCGAAGTTTCGCAAGCCAGCCAGGGGCCGCGTGACTTCTTCCGTGACGATGAAGCTTGGGCAAATCGAAGCGCTGAAACATGACCTGGGTGCCAAAGGACGCGCCCTGATCGAGGTCGTGGTCGAATTGTATGACGAATCCGGCCAGCATGTGCTCTCTGCCACGGTGGAGTGGTTCATCACGAGGGCGGCATGA
- a CDS encoding zinc-binding dehydrogenase, whose translation MKSAAVVNFAPEKGSVEIREIEKPTIGAEDVLLEVANVGVCGSDLHQWTADHSWPVNYPVVLGHEFGGHIIEVGKDVEGWKEGDRVVSETAAIISKDNPMTRRGLYNLDNTRKGFGYGVNGAMTKYVRVPSRILHHVPDQLPFEQACLTEPCCVAYNAVVKNARIEPGDRVVVLGPGTIGILCAAMAKQCGAQVAIVGLQQDAHRLELARKHYGCEVIIGDAKPWSMERDGLGCDGVIDAAGASVTLKIALDIVRPAGWISKVGWGPQPLGFNMDPLVQKNITLQGSFSHNWPIWERVIALLSSGQFDVKPIIGGVWPVTEWHEAFEKMHKGEVVKSVLRPV comes from the coding sequence ATGAAATCCGCCGCCGTCGTCAACTTCGCGCCTGAAAAGGGCTCCGTCGAAATCCGTGAGATCGAAAAGCCCACCATCGGAGCCGAGGATGTGCTCCTTGAAGTCGCCAATGTCGGCGTCTGCGGCTCGGATCTGCATCAGTGGACGGCCGATCACTCCTGGCCGGTGAATTACCCCGTCGTGCTCGGGCATGAGTTCGGTGGGCACATCATTGAGGTCGGCAAGGACGTGGAAGGATGGAAGGAAGGCGACCGCGTTGTCTCCGAAACAGCGGCGATCATTTCCAAAGACAATCCGATGACCCGTCGCGGTCTCTACAACCTCGACAACACCCGCAAAGGCTTCGGCTACGGCGTGAACGGCGCGATGACGAAGTATGTGCGCGTCCCCAGTCGCATCCTGCATCATGTGCCGGATCAGCTTCCCTTCGAGCAGGCATGCCTCACCGAGCCCTGCTGTGTCGCCTACAATGCCGTCGTCAAAAACGCCCGCATCGAACCCGGCGATCGTGTCGTTGTGCTCGGCCCAGGCACCATCGGCATCCTCTGCGCCGCGATGGCGAAGCAATGCGGTGCGCAGGTCGCCATCGTCGGACTTCAACAGGACGCGCATCGTCTTGAACTCGCCCGCAAACACTACGGCTGCGAGGTCATCATAGGCGACGCGAAGCCCTGGTCGATGGAACGCGACGGCCTCGGCTGCGATGGCGTCATCGACGCCGCCGGAGCCAGCGTCACGCTCAAGATCGCCCTCGACATCGTCCGCCCTGCCGGCTGGATCAGCAAAGTCGGCTGGGGTCCGCAGCCACTCGGTTTCAACATGGATCCACTCGTACAGAAGAACATCACCCTGCAAGGCAGTTTCAGCCACAACTGGCCCATCTGGGAGCGCGTCATCGCGTTGCTCAGCAGCGGCCAGTTTGATGTGAAGCCCATCATCGGCGGCGTCTGGCCCGTGACCGAGTGGCACGAGGCCTTTGAAAAAATGCACAAGGGCGAGGTGGTGAAGAGCGTGCTGCGACCGGTGTGA
- a CDS encoding ThuA domain-containing protein produces the protein MNTPNTLHFLGVLLLLGLFHSNVIAADPGPVRVLVWDEQQPEQKQAYGDLFLGETIAAHLAKQPGFTVKNVNLETPDQGLDAATLDATDVIIWWGHKQHGRVSLAATERVVQRVMDGKLALIALHSAHFAQPFMRLMHERAKLDAPALVPEAERATAKLDLTAPLKRYMAKADSPLTPALEKIEGGYRLIPPVCVFPSWRADAAPSHVTTLLPSHPIAQGLPAKWDIPQTEMYSEPFHVPKPDEVVLEERWDKGEHFRSGSMWRVGKGRVFYFRPGHETYPVFKQAEPLRVMENATRWLAQP, from the coding sequence ATGAACACCCCCAACACACTCCACTTCCTCGGCGTTCTCCTCCTGCTCGGGCTTTTTCATTCGAACGTGATAGCTGCCGATCCAGGCCCGGTTCGTGTGCTGGTCTGGGATGAGCAGCAGCCGGAGCAGAAGCAAGCGTATGGCGATCTGTTTCTCGGCGAGACCATCGCCGCTCATCTGGCGAAGCAGCCTGGGTTCACCGTGAAGAACGTGAACCTCGAAACACCCGATCAGGGACTCGATGCCGCGACACTGGACGCCACGGATGTCATCATCTGGTGGGGACACAAGCAGCATGGCCGTGTGTCGCTTGCCGCCACGGAACGCGTTGTCCAACGAGTGATGGACGGCAAGCTTGCCCTGATCGCGCTGCATTCCGCACATTTTGCGCAGCCGTTCATGCGGCTCATGCATGAGCGCGCGAAGCTGGATGCACCCGCTCTCGTCCCCGAAGCCGAGCGTGCGACGGCCAAACTTGACCTCACGGCTCCGCTAAAACGTTACATGGCGAAGGCCGATTCGCCGCTCACGCCCGCGCTGGAGAAGATCGAAGGTGGCTACCGCCTCATTCCACCTGTGTGCGTGTTTCCATCATGGCGAGCCGATGCCGCGCCGAGTCATGTCACCACGCTGCTGCCCTCGCATCCCATCGCGCAAGGATTGCCAGCCAAATGGGACATTCCGCAGACCGAGATGTATTCCGAGCCTTTCCATGTGCCCAAGCCGGATGAAGTCGTGCTCGAAGAGCGCTGGGACAAAGGAGAACACTTCCGCAGCGGCAGCATGTGGCGTGTCGGCAAAGGCCGGGTGTTCTATTTTCGTCCTGGTCACGAAACGTATCCCGTCTTCAAACAAGCTGAGCCCCTGCGCGTGATGGAAAACGCCACCCGCTGGCTCGCTCAACCTTGA
- a CDS encoding OsmC family protein: MSKHTAAIHWQNHGPDFLKRQYSREHAWHFDGGAVVSASPSPHIVPAPWSNAASVDPEEAFVASVASCHMLWFLHVAINAGFLAESYDDNAEGVMTKNERGLLWISQITLRPHIIWGGAKIPTADEIAHLHHLAHEQCFIANSIKTDVQVQPRD, from the coding sequence ATGTCGAAACACACCGCAGCCATCCATTGGCAAAACCACGGGCCCGACTTTCTGAAGCGCCAGTATTCGCGTGAGCATGCCTGGCACTTCGACGGCGGTGCTGTCGTCTCCGCCTCCCCTTCCCCGCACATCGTGCCTGCACCATGGTCGAATGCTGCCAGTGTCGATCCCGAGGAAGCTTTCGTCGCCTCAGTCGCAAGCTGTCACATGCTCTGGTTCCTGCATGTGGCCATCAACGCCGGTTTTCTCGCTGAAAGCTACGACGACAACGCCGAGGGCGTGATGACGAAGAATGAGCGAGGGCTTCTGTGGATCAGCCAGATCACCCTGCGACCACATATCATCTGGGGAGGTGCGAAGATTCCGACGGCGGATGAAATCGCCCATCTGCATCATCTCGCCCACGAGCAGTGCTTCATCGCGAATTCGATCAAGACGGACGTTCAAGTGCAACCGCGAGACTGA
- a CDS encoding GNAT family protein: protein MGNDSTEPLTGCAQPAPEIFAGRFITLTPLDVVQDVEELFAISHADNATRQLWCHMPRGPFADVHEHAAFLREWQATPNVIAFTVCDTSTQRILGSISLMSIRAEHGVAELGNIWYAPAAQRTKANTEACFLLLRHCFEKLRYRRMEWKCDARNERSRRAALRLGFMFEGIFRQHMIIKGENRDTAWFAMLDHEWPRIGAAMHRWLYEDDSFSLARIIGDGGSVLTRA, encoded by the coding sequence ATGGGCAACGATTCCACAGAACCTCTCACCGGCTGTGCGCAGCCAGCACCTGAGATATTTGCTGGCCGGTTCATCACACTCACTCCACTCGATGTCGTGCAGGACGTGGAGGAACTCTTCGCCATCTCGCACGCCGATAACGCCACCCGCCAGCTATGGTGCCACATGCCACGCGGCCCGTTTGCGGATGTTCACGAGCACGCCGCCTTCCTCCGTGAATGGCAGGCCACGCCAAACGTGATCGCCTTCACTGTGTGCGACACCTCCACGCAACGCATCCTCGGCAGCATCTCGTTGATGAGCATCCGCGCCGAGCACGGAGTGGCCGAACTCGGCAACATCTGGTATGCGCCGGCCGCGCAACGCACCAAGGCCAACACCGAGGCCTGCTTTCTGCTGCTGCGTCACTGTTTCGAAAAACTGCGCTACCGCCGCATGGAATGGAAGTGCGATGCCCGCAACGAACGCAGCCGCCGCGCCGCGCTTCGCCTCGGTTTCATGTTCGAGGGCATCTTCCGCCAGCACATGATCATCAAGGGTGAAAACCGCGACACCGCCTGGTTTGCCATGCTTGATCACGAATGGCCGCGCATCGGTGCGGCGATGCACCGCTGGCTTTACGAGGATGATTCGTTCTCGCTGGCTCGAATTATTGGCGATGGCGGCAGCGTACTCACCCGCGCATGA
- a CDS encoding family 16 glycoside hydrolase produces MKITVSLLLLSTAAFAADYPRVLFSDDFNAEGFGKAWGHYKSSSIVKGGVLVGITAPTSDHSAVDNIRIEGERDLQVSVKFRFVSDKAKSFNVWFDDKNYKGSHAGHICQATISPTSVNLADAKTGGFDLTGGLYERKKANQLTEDEKKMLASKAKRVPTKVSLGEWHTLVVQTEGDAIRVSIDGKDAGSFQSAGIAHDTKSLISLTTNAVDVEYDDFSIKGMAK; encoded by the coding sequence ATGAAAATCACTGTCTCTCTCCTCCTTCTCTCCACAGCCGCCTTCGCCGCCGACTACCCACGCGTCCTTTTCTCGGACGACTTCAACGCCGAAGGCTTCGGCAAGGCCTGGGGCCATTACAAAAGCTCCAGCATCGTCAAGGGGGGCGTGCTTGTCGGCATCACCGCGCCGACCTCCGATCATTCCGCCGTCGATAACATCCGCATCGAGGGCGAGCGCGATCTCCAGGTCTCCGTGAAGTTCCGTTTCGTCAGCGACAAGGCCAAGAGCTTCAACGTGTGGTTCGACGACAAGAACTACAAAGGCTCCCACGCCGGCCACATTTGCCAGGCCACGATTTCTCCGACGAGTGTGAACCTCGCCGATGCCAAGACCGGCGGCTTCGACCTCACCGGCGGCCTCTACGAGCGCAAAAAGGCCAACCAGCTCACCGAGGACGAAAAGAAGATGCTCGCCAGCAAAGCGAAGCGCGTCCCGACAAAGGTCAGCCTCGGCGAATGGCACACTCTTGTCGTGCAGACCGAGGGTGACGCGATCCGTGTGAGCATCGACGGCAAAGACGCGGGCAGCTTCCAATCCGCCGGCATCGCGCATGACACGAAGTCGCTCATCAGCCTCACCACGAACGCTGTGGATGTGGAATACGACGATTTCAGCATCAAGGGCATGGCGAAGTAA